In Pseudomonas sp. ADAK2, the genomic window ACCTCTGCCCAAGAAGGTAATTGCTCATGGATTTCGCTTATTCGCCCAAGGTTCAGGAACTGCGTGAGCGCGTGACCGCGTTCATGGACAGCTACGTTTATCCCGCTGAAGCCGTGTTCGAGCGTCAGGTCGCCGAAGGCGATCGCTGGCAGCCGACGGCGATCATGGAAGAGCTCAAACTCAAGGCCAAGGCCGAAGGTTTGTGGAACCTGTTTCTGCCCGAGTCCGAACTCGGCGCCGGCCTGACCAACCTCGAATACGCACCCCTGGCCGAAATCATGGGCCGCTCGCTGCTCGGTCCCGAGCCGTTCAACTGCTCGGCGCCGGACACCGGCAACATGGAAGTGCTGGTGCGTTACGCCAACGAAGAACAGAAGCAGCGTTACCTCGAACCGCTGTTGCGCGGCGAGATTCGCTCGGCGTTCGCCATGACCGAGCCGGATGTGGCTTCGTCCGACGCCACCAACATGGCCGCCCGCGCCGTGCGTGATGGCAACGAGTGGGTGATCAACGGCAAGAAATGGTGGACCTCAGGCGCTTGCGACCCACGCTGCAAGATCCTGATCTTTATGGGCCTGAGCGATCCCGATGCACCGCGCCACGCCCAGCACTCGATGATTCTGGTGCCGGTGGATACCCCCGGCGTGAAAATCGTCCGTCCGCTGCCGGTGTTCGGTTATGACGATGCACCCCACGGTCACGCCGAAGTGTTGTTTGAAAATGTCCGGGTGCCGTACGAAAACGTTCTGTTGGGCGAAGGACGCGGCTTCGAAATCGCTCAAGGTCGCCTTGGCCCAGGCCGGATTCACCACTGCATGCGCTCGATCGGCATGGCCGAGCGTGCGCTGGAATTGATGTGCAAGCGTGCAGTCAGCCGAACCGCATTCGGCAAACCGTTGGCGCGACTCGGCGGCAATATCGACAAGATTGCCGACTCGCGGATGGAAATCGACATGGCGCGGCTGCTGACGTTGAAAGCGGCGTACATGATGGACACCGTGGGCAACAAGATTGCGAAAAGCGAAATCGCGCAGATCAAAGTCGTCGCACCGAACGTGGCCTTGCGCGTGATTGATCGGGCGATCCAGATCCATGGCGGGGCCGGGGTATCCAATGATTTCCCGTTGGCCTACATGTACGCCATGCAACGCACCCTGCGCCTGGCCGACGGCCCGGACGAAGTGCACCGCGCGGCGATTGGCAAGTTTGAGATTGGTAAATATGTGCCGAAAGAGATGATGCGTAGCGGGCATTAAGCGTGCAAAGGCTGTGATTTCTACACGTTCAATGTAGTCATCACAGCCCATTTGCCGGTGACCCAGGAAGGTTGTTTCAGAACCTTAGCGTTGCACACCGCATAGCACTGCATTCCCCGAATTGTTCCTGTTACCAACAATGATGATTCGATTAGCTTGAAGAGTCAGGTCATATGGAATACCGGCTAGCAATCCTTTGATCCAGCCATTATTACCGAACCCGGAATCAAGAGAGCCATCGGCATTCAGTCGTCCCCAAGCCATTTGGGAAGGGAAGCCTGGGGTCCAGCCAGCGGCAACTATCTTTCCGTCATCCGGCTGCACCGTCACTGTTCTCCAAGAGCCATTTGCATGGCCGAGATCAATCAATACCTCGCTCCCATTGTTGAAAGTCAGATCGGGTGCGCCGTCAATATCGAACCTCATTATTAACGCTTTCCCATTGCTGAAGCCTGCACATACCAATTTGCCGTCGGGCTGGACAATCATTTGTTCAAGCCAATAGCGACCTGGTTGCGAATCAAAATACACATAACCGTCAGTACCAAAACTTGTATCGAGAGACCCAGTCGTTTCATAGCGTGAAAGCACAATTCGTTCAATGTCTAACCAATAGCTACCGCCGACGACTATCTTCCCATTTGGCTGAACGGCCACGCTGTGCATATTGCTGTAGCCTTCGCCGTAGCTGATTTTGATGTGCCCTTGCTCTCCAAAGTCTTTATCTATAGCACCTGCCGTCGTTAATCGCGTCAATTGACCGTTGCGCGCTGACATCCCTGCATCTTCCGTGCGCTGGCTGAGAATCAGTATTTTTCGATCCAGTTGAATGCACCCATCGGAAGGATAGGCGTTGTTCGAAAACGCTGGCAGGGGTAATGAGACACGCCCGAAAGCAAGGTTGGGTGTGCCGTTTTCATTCAGTAGCGTTACAGCGGGAATTCCCTCATCGGCAAAGGTAATGTCGCCGATAACCAGAATATTGTTACCGCTCAGTATCAGTCTGCGGGGAATGGAATTCCTTCCCTCCTGAAACTGCCATCTAAAAACGCCGCCTTCTCCAAAGGAGGTGTCCGGTGAGCCGTCTGGGTGAACACGATAAATTTCAAAGTGGCTGTCATTGTGAATGGCGTAAATCAGCATGCCATTTGCGGTCGAGACGACGGAGTGGGTGACCGCATTTTCAGGTCCTTCGACGAAACCGCGAAAACCGAAGTTTCTGTCAATATCGCCTGCTATCAGGGGAATGTGGCTGCTCATGGTGGTTTTCCTACGCTAGTGGCCGCGTCACCGAATTCACCTGCTTTAGGCCGGAGTTGACAGGTCAGTATTGAAACTGAGTATCGGGTCGCAGCGAGGAAAGCAGCATCTGTAAAAATTGACAGTTTTAAATTCTTTGTGGGCCATTTTTGTGACTTTGAGAGCCAGGGGCGCAGATGTGCGTCCGAGCCTGGTTAATACACCCAAACCTCAACCCGCCGATTTTTGATCCGCCCCTCATCCGCACTATTCGCCGCCACCGGCATCTCGGCGCCAAAGCCGCGAATCTCGCGAAACACCACGCCGCTTTTCACCAATTCCCGCCGCACCGCCATCGCCCGCAGTTTCGACAGCAGGTCGGCCCGCGCCGGATCGCTCTTGGCATCGCCAAATCCCACCAGCGTTACCTCGCGGTTGCTCTTGTCGTGCTGCTTTATATAGTCGAGCACCCGCGAGAGATCCTGCCGGGCCTTGTTATCCAGGCTTGCGCTGCCTTCTTCGAAGCGAAAATTCACGGTCAAGCGCTGGGCATGCCGGCTCAGGGCCTGATAACCCTCGGGCATCAGCGCATTCGGCGTGACGGCCATCGCCTGTACGGTCTGTGCGATAAAGCCGTTGGCCGCGACAATCGCCTGGCCCTTGTTGCTTTGGGCGAATGCCACCAACGCCTCGGCCCAGGGATTTTTGCTGTTGGGCGGCAGGTAAAAGAACAGTCGTCGGGACAGCGGATAGTCTTCGGTGGCAATCAAACTGTTGAGCGGCAACATCGCCTGGGATTGCCCGTCGACGATGGCCACAGCTTTGGCCTGGCGCACGTAGGGCAGGCCGATAAAACCGATACCTTGCGGATCGAGGCTGACCGCATCGGACAATTGCTCGCTGGATTCGAAACGTTTTGCCGCGCTGCTCAGACTTTTCCCACGCCGGCTGAGGACCAATTCCTTAAACGTATCGTAAGTGCCCGACTGATCGTCCCGCGCATACAGATGAATCGTCCCACCGACCCCGCCGAGTTCTTCCCACGTGCTGGCCTCGCCGCTGAAGATCCGCGCCAGTTGTTCGGTATTGAGCTGGTTCAGCGGATTTTGCGGATGGAGGATGATTGCCAGGCCATCGATGGCGATGACTTGCTCGGCAGTGGGGCTTTTCAGGTCACCCAGGGATTTGAGGTCCGCCAGTTCGCTGTCCTTGATCGGCCGCGAAGAGGCGGCCAAGTCAGCGGAAGCGTTTTTCAGTGCGGTAAAACCAGTGCTGGAACCGTGGGCCGCGACTTCGATCACCACCCGCCGACCCTCGGCTGTTTGCCCGACGATCCTTTGTTCGTTGGCTTTGTCCGGGGTTTCGCTGTGGACCTTGAGCAGGCCTTGTTCGCGCATCAACCCTTCGACCAGCGCCGGGCCGAGATCCGCGCCAATGGTGTTGGAGCCCTGGATGCGCAGCACCGTCCCGTGGTCGGGTGTCGGCAAATCGACGGCCAACGCCGTGAATGGCAACACTGCGCAGAGCATCGACAGGAACAACACGCGCAGGGTCATGCCGGCACCTTATGAGGACATGGAAAGTGCCGGGAGAATAAGTCAGTAAGGTTTCAGAAAGATGACGCC contains:
- a CDS encoding substrate-binding domain-containing protein yields the protein MTLRVLFLSMLCAVLPFTALAVDLPTPDHGTVLRIQGSNTIGADLGPALVEGLMREQGLLKVHSETPDKANEQRIVGQTAEGRRVVIEVAAHGSSTGFTALKNASADLAASSRPIKDSELADLKSLGDLKSPTAEQVIAIDGLAIILHPQNPLNQLNTEQLARIFSGEASTWEELGGVGGTIHLYARDDQSGTYDTFKELVLSRRGKSLSSAAKRFESSEQLSDAVSLDPQGIGFIGLPYVRQAKAVAIVDGQSQAMLPLNSLIATEDYPLSRRLFFYLPPNSKNPWAEALVAFAQSNKGQAIVAANGFIAQTVQAMAVTPNALMPEGYQALSRHAQRLTVNFRFEEGSASLDNKARQDLSRVLDYIKQHDKSNREVTLVGFGDAKSDPARADLLSKLRAMAVRRELVKSGVVFREIRGFGAEMPVAANSADEGRIKNRRVEVWVY
- a CDS encoding acyl-CoA dehydrogenase — protein: MDFAYSPKVQELRERVTAFMDSYVYPAEAVFERQVAEGDRWQPTAIMEELKLKAKAEGLWNLFLPESELGAGLTNLEYAPLAEIMGRSLLGPEPFNCSAPDTGNMEVLVRYANEEQKQRYLEPLLRGEIRSAFAMTEPDVASSDATNMAARAVRDGNEWVINGKKWWTSGACDPRCKILIFMGLSDPDAPRHAQHSMILVPVDTPGVKIVRPLPVFGYDDAPHGHAEVLFENVRVPYENVLLGEGRGFEIAQGRLGPGRIHHCMRSIGMAERALELMCKRAVSRTAFGKPLARLGGNIDKIADSRMEIDMARLLTLKAAYMMDTVGNKIAKSEIAQIKVVAPNVALRVIDRAIQIHGGAGVSNDFPLAYMYAMQRTLRLADGPDEVHRAAIGKFEIGKYVPKEMMRSGH